Proteins encoded in a region of the Diabrotica virgifera virgifera chromosome 4, PGI_DIABVI_V3a genome:
- the LOC126883657 gene encoding uncharacterized protein LOC126883657 — MTDANTSTNTSASVDRISVKIPPFWPNDPEIWFLQVENQFTLANITSDATKFNYIVANLDTAYILEVRDIIVSPPATERYEKLKSELIKRLSASQQQKIKRLLEHEELGDRRPSQFLRHLQSLAGTTVPENIVRSLWLGRLPASTQAILATQAKASLDAVAELADTISEAIAPRAQISEASNALESTIEKLTAELAEMKIQLSSLSNTQAQANTYRRNRSNSRGRPYPRDRSYSRKRNSDICWYHYRFGDQAQKCSPPCKHQGNVAGSR; from the coding sequence ATGACGGACGCTAACACCAGTACCAATACCAGTGCCTCAGTGGATCGGATTTCAGTTAAAATCCCACCTTTCTGGCCCAACGATCCTGAAATATGGTTCCTGCAAGTAGAAAACCAATTTACACTGGCAAATATAACAAGTGACGCAACCAAATTCAACTATATAGTTGCCAATTTAGACACAGCCTACATATTAGAAGTAAGGGACATCATTGTTTCACCACCAGCCACAGAGAggtatgaaaaattaaaatcagaATTAATTAAGAGACTTAGTGCATCACAGcaacaaaagattaaaagacTACTCGAGCATGAAGAACTGGGCGATCGAAGACCTTCGCAGTTCTTACGACATTTACAGTCTTTAGCAGGCACAACGGTACCAGAAAATATTGTAAGGTCTCTGTGGTTAGGTAGACTGCCAGCGTCTACACAGGCTATTTTAGCTACTCAAGCTAAAGCTAGTTTGGACGCAGTTGCCGAGCTAGCTGACACAATATCTGAAGCGATAGCTCCTAGGGCCCAAATTTCAGAAGCTTCTAACGCTCTTGAAAGTACCATAGAGAAATTGACAGCCGAATTAGCTGAAATGAAAATCCAGCTATCCAGCTTGTCAAATACTCAAGCACAAGCTAACACATACCGTCGAAACCGCAGCAACTCAAGAGGCAGACCTTATCCTAGAGACAGGAGCTACAGCAGGAAACGTAATAGTGATATTTGTTGGTACCACTACCGTTTTGGTGACCAGGCTCAAAAGTGCTCTCCTCCGTGCAAGCACCAGGGAAACGTCGCGGGCAGTCGGTAG